From Fibrobacter succinogenes, a single genomic window includes:
- a CDS encoding peptidoglycan DD-metalloendopeptidase family protein, producing MKIKTILIAGVLPIALFAKDDDMAGKIVPRLVDSKSTELTSSIENLASIDTQDPSVGKFVITESNFSSKKIKPKKQSKTKAPAKVSKVETNDLGTEEGINSDSLDTEEAAREYAEADADIKATTDSASTGAPAKLFVLDMTTSIIPTTSRRVAGHYGPRKHRMHRGVDLGLCHGEDRTIVAAFAGKVVKVRNQGRRKGYGRYVILDHGNGLTTLYAHLERWKVKVGDELQAGDTIGIGGNSGRSFGAHLHFEMRYNGVYINPETVYDFAEGTFRDISITLDTDKLQEVEAAYQKEIGKSRFYRVRRGDCLGKIAHKYGTSIEQIKRLNNLKSEKIRPGQILRCS from the coding sequence ATGAAGATTAAAACTATACTCATTGCAGGAGTCCTGCCTATCGCTCTTTTTGCGAAAGACGACGATATGGCCGGAAAAATCGTTCCTCGCTTGGTTGATTCTAAAAGCACTGAATTAACCAGTTCTATTGAAAATCTTGCCAGCATCGACACTCAGGATCCTTCCGTTGGAAAATTTGTCATCACCGAAAGCAATTTTTCCAGCAAGAAAATTAAGCCCAAAAAGCAAAGCAAGACTAAAGCACCGGCCAAGGTTTCCAAGGTCGAAACAAATGACCTAGGCACCGAAGAAGGCATCAATAGCGATAGCCTCGATACAGAAGAAGCCGCACGCGAATACGCCGAAGCCGATGCAGATATCAAAGCAACGACAGATTCTGCATCCACAGGAGCTCCGGCCAAGCTGTTCGTCCTAGACATGACGACATCCATAATCCCGACGACAAGCCGCCGCGTCGCAGGACACTACGGTCCGCGCAAGCACCGCATGCATCGCGGAGTTGACCTTGGCCTCTGCCACGGCGAAGACCGCACGATTGTTGCCGCTTTTGCAGGCAAGGTCGTCAAGGTCCGCAACCAGGGCCGCCGCAAGGGTTACGGCCGTTACGTGATTCTCGATCACGGCAATGGACTTACAACGCTTTACGCCCACCTCGAACGCTGGAAGGTGAAGGTTGGCGATGAACTCCAGGCTGGCGATACCATCGGTATTGGCGGCAACTCGGGTCGCTCGTTCGGCGCACACTTGCACTTTGAAATGCGCTACAACGGCGTTTACATCAATCCCGAAACCGTTTACGATTTTGCAGAAGGCACTTTCAGAGACATTTCTATCACACTCGATACAGACAAGCTCCAAGAAGTCGAAGCCGCTTACCAAAAGGAAATCGGCAAGAGCAGATTCTATAGAGTTCGTCGTGGTGATTGCCTCGGAAAGATTGCACACAAGTACGGCACATCAATCGAACAAATCAAGCGCTTGAACAACTTGAAGTCCGAAAAGATCCGTCCGGGTCAAATTCTTCGCTGCTCGTAA